One Skermanella pratensis genomic window, ACCCACGGCACGCTTCCTACGGTGGCCGGCGGCATGGTCGGCAGCGCCCAGGGCTGGGCGGAAGCGCCCTATGTCCCCTGCCCCGCCGACACCGGCAGCCTGGCCGGCAAGGCCGTCGCCGTGGACAGCGCGTCGGGCGTGCGGGTGCTGATCGCGCCGGGTGTCATCTTCGATCCGCCCGACGCCGACCCCGACGTGATGCGCGGCGAGGAGATCCAGATTTCCGGCGCGCTCGCCGACCACCCCCACTTTGCCGGCCGGGCCTGCGTCGCGCTGCCGGGCACCCATTCCAAATGGGTTCAGGTGACCGACGGCAGGATCGCGCGGTTCGCGACCTACATGACCGGCGAGTTGTTCGCCGTGCTGTCGCGCCACTCGATCCTCGGCCGGCTGATGCCGGACGACCCCGCGACCGTCTCCGCCGACCAGTCCGCCGACGCCGCCTTCGCGGCCGGCGTGCGCACCGCCCGCGACGGCTTGCCCGGCGACCTGGCGCACCAGATCTTCGCCGCCCGCACGCTCGGCCTCACCCGCCGGCTACCACCCGGAGTGCTGAAGGACTACCTGTCGGGCCTGCTGATCGGCAACGAACTGGTCTCCGGCCTCGCCCGCATGCGCGACACGCTGGCCGGCGACACGCCTCTGCTTCTGATCGGCGAGGCCGGCCTGTGCCGGCGCTATGTCCGTGCCCTCGACCTGCTGGACACCGTCCCGGCCGCCCTGCTCGACAACACCGCCCCCCGCGGGCTCTTCCAGTTCGCCGTCGAGGCCGGACTGGTGACCTCTCCCGTTTCCTCCGACCGGAGCGACATCCCATGACCACCCCGGCCATGCCCTCTTCAGACCTCCAGACGCGCCTGAACGGCGCCTTCGCCGCCCTGCCGCTGGTCGCCATCCTTCGCGGCCTGACCCCCCGGGAGGCGGAACCCGCGGCGCAATCATTGTACGACCGCGGTTTCCGGCTGATCGAGGTGCCGCTGAACTCTCCGGAGCCGTTCGACAGCATCGGCGCGATCCGCAGGCTGCTGCCCCCGGATGCGATCGTCGGCGCCGGCACCGTGATGTCCGCCGACCAGGTGAAGACGCTCGCCGGCCTCGGCGCCGACATCGTCGTCATGCCCCACGGCGACACCGACCTGATCCGCGCCGCCAAGTCCGCCGGCCTCGCCTGCCTGCCGGGCGTGACCACCCCGACCGAGGCCTTCGCCGCCCTGAAAGCCGGCGCCGACGCGCTCAAGCTGTTCCCGGCCGAACTGATCAGCCCCCGCATCGTCAAGGCCATGCGCGCCGTGATGCCCCCCGGCGTCCGTCTTCTACCGGTCGGCGGCATAGCCCCCGAAACCATGCGCGACTACCGCGGCGCCGGCGTAGCAGGCTTCGGCCTCGGCTCCGCCCTCTACACCCCCGGCATGGCCGTCCCCGATCTCGCCCAGCGGGCGGAACGCTTCGTCGCCGCGTGGCGGGAGATCGCATAGAGAGGTTTCCGTCCAGGTTGACCGGACCGGGACAGGCGGACCGATGCGTTGGGCCATGGGCCCAACCTTGTCTTTTGGTGACGTTGTATAGAGGTTTTGTCGGGGGGAACCGGGTGCCCCGTCAGGAGCACCCGGTTCACGGGGTCAGGACACTGAGCCCAACCAAGGTTAGGCACCGCACGTAGCAGAGTGCCTGCCCCGAGCCCTCGGCGTTTCTCGCACAGTTGCCAGGCGCCGTGCTTTTGGCCGGACGCCGCAGACAAGGACGAGTTCACCATGTCTTGCCAATCCTACTGCATCGGGATCGATGCCTCCAAAGCCTATCTTGACACCTGCGGCGTGCCGGGCCGCGGCGCGTGGCGCCTTCCCAACACGGCCGAGGGCCACACCGCCCTCGCGACGGTGCTGGGCGCGCTGCGCGCGGGCGGCGACGAGGTGCTGGTCATGATGGAAGCGTCGGGCGGCTGCGAGCGCGAACTGCACCACGCCCTGGCCCGGGCCGATGTGCCGGTCGCCGTCGTCAATCCCAAGTGGGCGCGTGACTTCGCCCGCTCGACCGGCCAGCTGGCGAAGACCGACCGGGTCGACGCCCGGATGCTCCAGGCCTTCGGCGAGGCCACCCGTCCCCGCCCGACGCCGGTCCCGGAGCCGTTGCGCGCCGAGTTGATCGAGATGCTCGACTACCGCGACCAGATCCTGGCCGAGATCGTCGCGCGCGGCCATCAGCTCAAGCACCTGCGCGGCGACTTCATGCGCCGGCGCGCCGAGACGGCGCTGGAAGCGCTGCGCACCGAGGCCGACACCCTGGCCTGGATGATCGAGGCGAAGCTGAACGACGACCCGGGGCTGCGGCAGCGGGCCGCCCTGCTGCGCAGCTTCCCCGGGGTCGGGCCGCTGAGCGCGGCCATGCTGGTGGTCCACATGCCCGAGTTGGGCAGCCTGACCGGCCGGCAGGCGGCCAGCCTGGCCGGCCTGGCGCCGTTCGCCCGCGACAGCGGCACCCTGCGCGGGGTGCGCACGATCTTCGGCGGCCGGGCCAAGGTGCGCCGGGCGTTGTTCCACGTCGGCCGGGTCGGCCTGCGCCACAACGCCACGCTCAAGGCCTTCTATGACAGCCTGAAGGGACGCGGCAAGCCGGGCAAGGTGGCGCTGGTCGCCTGCATGCGCAAGGCGCTGGTGATCCTCAACGCCCTGCTCCGGACGGGCCGGCCCTGGGTGGCGGAGTACGCCGCCGACGGGCCGCCGGCCGAAGCCGCCTCCGCCACGGCATCCTGAGCCCCATCCCTTTGTTCGACCGGCGGCACCATCCCTCCGTCCCGACCTGAGGGTCCAGCGGGCGGCGGGCGGAGCGGCGGTCAAGGAGGGCCGAAGGCCACCGCGGAGCGGCGCGCAGCGTCCTTGATGGCCGCTCCGCCCGCCGCCCGCTGGACCGAGGTGGGGCGGCCAAGAGCACGTCCGACAACCGCCGCGGCAAACCGCTGACGGCGGCGTCTTCCCGTGACCATGCATGCTGCTTGAAGTTGTATATCCACACCCAACGATGCGGCTCACAAAAACAGTTGCTACGGTTCGATGCAGGGCAAAGGTGATGCGGTTCGTCGATCGTAGGTTGGGCCCGTGGCCCAACGCATCGACCCGGCTGCCCCGGCCGGATCGACCTGATCGGGCACAGCTCCAACTCGCTCCCCGCCCGGCCTTTTGCCCCCATCACCCCAACTCACGCCTATCGGATTGTATTCCTAGAATGAAAATGATATGAACAACCCGGCGGCCCGCCGGGATCTTTCAAACCGTGAATCATGAAGAACAGGCGATGCGCTTTCGCCTGAAACCGGGCGACCAACCTCCCGGCGGCAGGGCAAGCCGCCAGGAAGCGTAAATGGGCAGGCCATGACGACATTTCGCATCGAATGTTGACATTTGCGGCCAAGCGGAGGGGCCACCATCCGCAGCGCGGGACGGGGCGCCCTCTCCCCGCCGACGCCACTACCACGAATGATGACATTTCCCCACGCCAGGGGGGCGTCGTCACGCCGCCGGCAGCAGTTCCTTCGTGTACAGGCTCTGCCCGTCCAGATCCTTCAAGGTGACCAGCATCACGCCGTCCTCGCTGATGTCCACCTGGCCGAAGAACTGCATCCCGGCCGAGGGAGCCAGGTTGGACTGCCCGTCCGGCGGTGCCTTCACGTACATCAGCTGCGGGCCGAAGGTGTCGTCCAACGGGTTCGGGCCGAAGGTGCCGGCGTTCAGCGGGCCGGAGACGAACTCCCAGAACGGTTCGAAATCCTGGAACCTGGCCTTGTTCGGATCATAGAAATGGGCGGCGGTGTAGTGGACGTCGGCGGTCAGCCACACCGTGTTGCGGATGCCGTTGCGCCGGATGAAGCTCAGCAGGTCGGCGATCTCCAGCTCGCGCCCCCGTGCCGGGCCGTCGCCCTGGGCGATCGCCTCCGACCCGGTCTTGTCCTTGCCGTTGTCGTAGACGATCAGGCCGATCGGCATGTCGGCCGCGATCACCTTCCAGGTCGCGTCCGAGGCCAGCAGGGCCTGCTTGAGCCAGCGGATCTGCTCGGACCCCAGGATGGCGGTCTCCGGTCCCATTTCCTCCTGGAGGTTGGCGGTATTGGGGCCGCGATAGCTGCGCATGTCGATGCGGAACACGTCGAGATGCGGGCCGTAGGAGAACTTGTTGTAGATCCGGTCGCGGTTCTCCGGATCGTGCCGGATCGGCATGTATTCCAGGAAAGCCCGCATGCCGTTGGCGGCCAGCACGGCGGCGCTCTTCTCCTTATAGCGCTGGTCGGCGTCCATGCGCTTTTCCCAGTACCAGTTGTTGGTCGCCTCGTGGTCGTCCCACTGGGCGAACATCGGCACCTCGGCGTTGAAGCGGCGCAGGTTGTCGTCCATCAGGTTATAGGCATGGGCGCCTCGGAAATCGCCCAGCGTCTCGGCGACCTTGGACTTCGCCTCGGTCGTGACGTTCTTCCACACCCCGCCGCCCGGCAATTCCTTGGTCTCGGGGATCGGGCCGTCGGCATAGACCGTGTCGCCGGAATGGATGAAGAAGTGCGGCTCGGCCCGGCGCATCGCCTCGTAGATCCTCATGCCGCCGAAATCGGGGTTGATGCCGTATCCCTGCCCCGCCGTGTCGCCCGACCACACGAAGCGGACCCGGCCATCGCCCGGGGCGGTGCGGAACTGGCCGGTCACCGGCTCGCTGAAGCTCTTCAGGTCGGAAAGGTCCTGGAAGCTGACGCGGTAGAACACCCGCTGGTCGGCCGGCAGCCCGGACAGGTCGATCCGGGCGGTATAATCGCTGTCGGTGACGGCGACCGGACCATCGAAGCGCTTGGCGTTCCTGAAGCTCTCGGTCGTGGCGACCTCCACGATCATCCGGGCCGGCCGGTCGGCGCGGCTCCAGACGATCGCCCGCCCGCCGGAAAGGTCGCCGGACTGGACGCCATAGGGCATGGCGATGCGGCGGCTGTCGGCGGTGATGATGGCCGGGGCCGGGGCCGGCGCCTGGGCCAGTGCCCGGCCGGCCGTCGACGCCGCGACGAGCAGCCCGCCGCCGGCCAATGCCGAATTGTACAGGAACGAGCGGCGGGTAACCCACCGCCGGGGCTCGGGCAACTTGGACATATCGCGGATTCTCCCGTTCCGGTTTATCGGTTCGCGGAAGCTATCCGGTGCCCATGACAGTTTTTCATGCGGGACCGGCGCAAATGGGTACCTCCTGACGGCCAGTCCCCAGCCACTCCGATAACCTGCGGATCGGCCGTCCTCTCCCTCAGTCCCCGTGCAGCGGCATCGTGACCGTCACCTTCGTCCCACCGCCATTGGCCGCGCCGTCTCCGCCGAACCCGCCCGCGATCTCCAGCACGCCTTCGACCCGCGTCACCAGGGCGCGGATCAGGTTCATGCCGAGGCTGTCGGCCGCCTCCTCCGGCATGCCCTTGCCGTTGTCCGAGACTTCGAGCCTGAGCCGCTCGCCCGGCAGGACGGTCAGCGACACCCGGATCTCCCCCTGGGCACCGTCCGGGAAGGCATGCTTGAAGGCGTTGGTCACGATCTCGTTGATCAGCAGGCCGAGCTGGATCGCCATGTCCAGCCCCAGCGCCACGTTGTCCGTCTCGACCATCAGCTCCGGCCCGTCGCCCCGCGCGGTGAAGGAGGTCCTCAGATGGGCGCACAGGTCCCGGACATAGCCGGAGAGGTCGACCCGGGCCAGGTCGTCGGACTGGTACAGCTTTTCGTGGACGATGCTGAGCGAATGGATACGGCTGCGCACGTCGTCCAGCTCCTGCCGGACCAGCGGGCTGGTGGACTTCCGCGCCTTCAGGCTGACCAGGCTGGAGATGATCTGGAGGTTGTTCTTGACCCGGTGGTAGACCTCCTTCAACAGCACTTCCTTCTCGACGACGCTGGCGCGCAGCGCCGCGTTCGCCTCAAGAAGCTCCTCCTCCCGCTGGCGCAGGTCGCTCAGGCTGCTCAGCAGTTCCTGGTTCTGGCGCTGGACCTCCTCGACCGGGTCGAGCGGCTGCTGGCGGGCCAGTTCGTCCATCAGCTTGTTGATGAACTCCTGGACCGTCATGCCCAGGGGCTTCGACAGCGACCGGGTCAGCCGGACCGTCGTTCCCTCGCCGGACGTCTCGATGTCCAGCCGGTCCATCAGGCGGCGGGCGCCGAGTAGACCCAGCCCCATGCCGGTGCGCGAGCGATAGCGGCCGGCCAGGATGTCGTCCAGTTCCGTGATGCCGGGCCCGCGGTCGCCGACCTCGATCATCAGGGACACCCTGCCGCCGACCTCCTGGATCCGGAAATCGGCCTTGCCACCGCCGGCATAGGCATAGGCGTTCCGGCAAACCTCCGACACGGCGGTGGCGATGCGGGTCTGGTCCTGGACCTCGAAGCCCATCCGGTCGGCGACCAGCCGCGCACGCTGCCGGGCATGAACGATGTCCCGGTCATGGCGCACATGGACCGTGAAAAGCGGCCAGGTCAGGGTTCTCTGCTCTTCACCACGACGATCAGGTTGTCGTCCCGGACCCGCTTGAAATCGCGGTACAGCACGGCCGCGATCATCGTCGGGTGTCTTGTTGCCAGCCCCGGGTAGCTGTCGATATCCCATTTGGTGCTCAAACCGTCTGAATGGAAAACCGCCAGCAGGTCGCCACCGTAAGCATACTCGTATTCCTTCACTTTCGACATATTATGCCCAACGACGCCGTTTTGCGACACCGTTCGGGCCTGCCTGTCCCGCCAGCGGAAAAATCCCGCGATATTGCCCACCCCGGCGAACCGGACCCGGCGTTCGGCCGGTTCGATCCGCACGACGGCGATCGCCGCGCCGCGCGTCCCGCGCAACGCCCGGTGCAGATCCTCGACCAGCGGCTCGGGCATCCGCTCCCTCGATTGCCTGAAACCGGCACGGGCCGCATCGGCCGCGTCGGCCGCGCCGAGCCCATGCCCGAGACCGTCACACAGCAACAACAGCGTGGCGCCTCGATCGGTCACCCGGACAGCCCAGGTATCGCCGCTGACCACCTCCCCGATGCGCGGAAGGCAGACCGCCCCGACCCACAGACCCGGCAAGTCGGGCGGCGGCTGGCGGCCGCCGGCCCGCACGCCGCAGACGATCACGGTGCCGTTCCCCGGCTTGGAATAGATATCGAAATGGTCGGACTGGCGCTGGATCGCGCCCAGCCCGGTGCCCGGGCTGTCGCCGCTGGTGACGCCGTCCCGCAGGCAATCCTGGACGTTCGCCATGCCGGGGCCGGCGTCCATGGCGATGACGGTGACCTCGCCGCTGGCGCCCGACGACCGGGCGTCCAGCAGGATCTCCCCGCCGCCGCCATGGCGCAGGATATTGGTCGCCGCCTCGGTCACGACCAGTGCCAGGCGGGCGCACTCCTGTTCGCCGAGGCCGGCTGGAGTCGCAAGCTGCACCGCCTTGCGGCGCGCCTCGGCGACCTGGGTCTGTTCCCGGATGGGGACCGAAACTACGGCCGTTCCGTCCATGATACGACTTTCACTATGGTTCCTTCGCCCGGGACGGACCGGATCTCGAACTCCTTGCACAGGCGCTTGGCACCGCTCAACCCGAGCCCGAGTCCGCCGCCCGTGCTGTATCCGTCCTTCAGCGCCAGGGCGATGTCGGCGATCCCCGGCCCCCGGTCGCTGAAGATCATCTCGACCTTGCGCTTCGACATCCGGCCGACGATGGCGATCCGCATCTCGCCCCCGCCGCCATAGTCCAGCGTGTTGCGCGCCAACTCGCTGGCCGCGGTGACCATGCGGGTGGTCTCGATCTTGGAGGCGCCGATCGTCGCCATGGCGGCGGCTGTCACCCGCCTGACCCGGCTGACGTCGGCGCCGGTCCGGATCGGGATCACCTCGCCGTCGGCGGCTCCTTCCTCCTGCTCCGGCTCAGGCCTCATGGAGGCGCGCGGCCTCCTCGGCGGCGCCCCGGCGGATCAGCTCCATGCCGCGGTCCACGTCGAGGGCGGTGCGGACGCCCTGGAGCGACATGCCCAGTTCGACCAGAGTGATGGCCACCGCCGGCCGCATGCCGACGATCACCGTCGAGGCGTCCAGGATGCGGGCGATCGCCGAGATGTTGGCAAGCATGCGGCCGATGAAGCTGTCCACCACGTCCAGGGCCGAGATGTCGATCAGGACGCCCTTGGCGTGGGTCTTGGCGATCCGTTCGGCCAGATCGTCCTTCAGCGTCATGATCATCCTGTCC contains:
- a CDS encoding sensor histidine kinase — its product is MRHDRDIVHARQRARLVADRMGFEVQDQTRIATAVSEVCRNAYAYAGGGKADFRIQEVGGRVSLMIEVGDRGPGITELDDILAGRYRSRTGMGLGLLGARRLMDRLDIETSGEGTTVRLTRSLSKPLGMTVQEFINKLMDELARQQPLDPVEEVQRQNQELLSSLSDLRQREEELLEANAALRASVVEKEVLLKEVYHRVKNNLQIISSLVSLKARKSTSPLVRQELDDVRSRIHSLSIVHEKLYQSDDLARVDLSGYVRDLCAHLRTSFTARGDGPELMVETDNVALGLDMAIQLGLLINEIVTNAFKHAFPDGAQGEIRVSLTVLPGERLRLEVSDNGKGMPEEAADSLGMNLIRALVTRVEGVLEIAGGFGGDGAANGGGTKVTVTMPLHGD
- a CDS encoding ATP-binding SpoIIE family protein phosphatase, which produces MDGTAVVSVPIREQTQVAEARRKAVQLATPAGLGEQECARLALVVTEAATNILRHGGGGEILLDARSSGASGEVTVIAMDAGPGMANVQDCLRDGVTSGDSPGTGLGAIQRQSDHFDIYSKPGNGTVIVCGVRAGGRQPPPDLPGLWVGAVCLPRIGEVVSGDTWAVRVTDRGATLLLLCDGLGHGLGAADAADAARAGFRQSRERMPEPLVEDLHRALRGTRGAAIAVVRIEPAERRVRFAGVGNIAGFFRWRDRQARTVSQNGVVGHNMSKVKEYEYAYGGDLLAVFHSDGLSTKWDIDSYPGLATRHPTMIAAVLYRDFKRVRDDNLIVVVKSREP
- a CDS encoding 2-dehydro-3-deoxygalactonokinase gives rise to the protein METPVTADQASPALIALDWGTSSLRGYLMDAGGRVLDRRATAHGIQNLPVPGIPGFEQALAGLCGAWLETHGTLPTVAGGMVGSAQGWAEAPYVPCPADTGSLAGKAVAVDSASGVRVLIAPGVIFDPPDADPDVMRGEEIQISGALADHPHFAGRACVALPGTHSKWVQVTDGRIARFATYMTGELFAVLSRHSILGRLMPDDPATVSADQSADAAFAAGVRTARDGLPGDLAHQIFAARTLGLTRRLPPGVLKDYLSGLLIGNELVSGLARMRDTLAGDTPLLLIGEAGLCRRYVRALDLLDTVPAALLDNTAPRGLFQFAVEAGLVTSPVSSDRSDIP
- a CDS encoding ATP-binding protein, whose product is MRPEPEQEEGAADGEVIPIRTGADVSRVRRVTAAAMATIGASKIETTRMVTAASELARNTLDYGGGGEMRIAIVGRMSKRKVEMIFSDRGPGIADIALALKDGYSTGGGLGLGLSGAKRLCKEFEIRSVPGEGTIVKVVSWTERP
- a CDS encoding STAS domain-containing protein, which produces MTHFLEPNRIPIFQIGDCLLLTIQVDLEDRMIMTLKDDLAERIAKTHAKGVLIDISALDVVDSFIGRMLANISAIARILDASTVIVGMRPAVAITLVELGMSLQGVRTALDVDRGMELIRRGAAEEAARLHEA
- a CDS encoding IS110 family transposase, with the translated sequence MSCQSYCIGIDASKAYLDTCGVPGRGAWRLPNTAEGHTALATVLGALRAGGDEVLVMMEASGGCERELHHALARADVPVAVVNPKWARDFARSTGQLAKTDRVDARMLQAFGEATRPRPTPVPEPLRAELIEMLDYRDQILAEIVARGHQLKHLRGDFMRRRAETALEALRTEADTLAWMIEAKLNDDPGLRQRAALLRSFPGVGPLSAAMLVVHMPELGSLTGRQAASLAGLAPFARDSGTLRGVRTIFGGRAKVRRALFHVGRVGLRHNATLKAFYDSLKGRGKPGKVALVACMRKALVILNALLRTGRPWVAEYAADGPPAEAASATAS
- a CDS encoding alkaline phosphatase D family protein, which encodes MSKLPEPRRWVTRRSFLYNSALAGGGLLVAASTAGRALAQAPAPAPAIITADSRRIAMPYGVQSGDLSGGRAIVWSRADRPARMIVEVATTESFRNAKRFDGPVAVTDSDYTARIDLSGLPADQRVFYRVSFQDLSDLKSFSEPVTGQFRTAPGDGRVRFVWSGDTAGQGYGINPDFGGMRIYEAMRRAEPHFFIHSGDTVYADGPIPETKELPGGGVWKNVTTEAKSKVAETLGDFRGAHAYNLMDDNLRRFNAEVPMFAQWDDHEATNNWYWEKRMDADQRYKEKSAAVLAANGMRAFLEYMPIRHDPENRDRIYNKFSYGPHLDVFRIDMRSYRGPNTANLQEEMGPETAILGSEQIRWLKQALLASDATWKVIAADMPIGLIVYDNGKDKTGSEAIAQGDGPARGRELEIADLLSFIRRNGIRNTVWLTADVHYTAAHFYDPNKARFQDFEPFWEFVSGPLNAGTFGPNPLDDTFGPQLMYVKAPPDGQSNLAPSAGMQFFGQVDISEDGVMLVTLKDLDGQSLYTKELLPAA
- a CDS encoding 2-dehydro-3-deoxy-6-phosphogalactonate aldolase, with protein sequence MTTPAMPSSDLQTRLNGAFAALPLVAILRGLTPREAEPAAQSLYDRGFRLIEVPLNSPEPFDSIGAIRRLLPPDAIVGAGTVMSADQVKTLAGLGADIVVMPHGDTDLIRAAKSAGLACLPGVTTPTEAFAALKAGADALKLFPAELISPRIVKAMRAVMPPGVRLLPVGGIAPETMRDYRGAGVAGFGLGSALYTPGMAVPDLAQRAERFVAAWREIA